Proteins encoded by one window of Candidatus Methanoperedens sp.:
- a CDS encoding winged helix-turn-helix domain-containing protein, which produces MNREILHLTACSDLRRNILISMIKNDKSLGDLRKELNISSTTALHALKDLEKNNLTFQQKNKNYALTNVGKIITLKLVDFGNAAEVMKKHERFWLEHDISGIPEHLMEKVGWLKNSNLIQINPLDIIKTHSSYINYVKKAKWIKGISSIYSPDYPDIFKQLVLNNIDTSLILNDEVFNKIAEITGRMNLDNAIINYKLEFLITKENLKLAFTVTDSFFSMGLFNKNGIYDTAFDLISTDNLAIQWGIELFNYYCNKAMKYEVRI; this is translated from the coding sequence ATGAATAGGGAGATTCTCCATCTAACAGCCTGCTCTGACCTGCGAAGAAACATCCTTATCAGCATGATTAAGAATGATAAATCGCTGGGTGATCTGCGGAAGGAGCTGAATATAAGTTCTACCACAGCCCTGCATGCATTAAAAGATCTTGAAAAAAATAACCTGACTTTTCAACAGAAAAATAAAAATTATGCACTCACAAATGTCGGAAAGATCATTACCCTGAAGCTCGTGGACTTTGGTAATGCTGCTGAGGTGATGAAAAAACATGAAAGGTTCTGGCTTGAGCATGATATAAGTGGAATTCCTGAGCATTTAATGGAGAAGGTTGGATGGTTGAAAAATTCGAATTTAATTCAGATAAATCCTCTGGATATAATTAAAACGCATAGTTCTTACATAAACTATGTAAAAAAAGCAAAATGGATCAAAGGCATCTCCTCTATATATAGCCCGGATTATCCTGATATTTTCAAACAACTTGTACTTAATAATATAGACACAAGTCTAATATTGAATGATGAGGTTTTTAATAAAATCGCTGAAATTACCGGAAGAATGAATCTCGATAACGCGATTATTAACTACAAACTCGAATTTTTAATAACTAAAGAAAATTTAAAATTGGCTTTTACAGTCACTGATTCATTTTTTTCTATGGGCTTATTTAATAAAAATGGAATATATGACACTGCTTTTGATTTAATTTCTACCGATAATCTCGCAATTCAATGGGGGATTGAACTATTCAATTACTATTGTAACAAAGCAATGAAATATGAGGTAAGAATCTAA
- a CDS encoding prenyltransferase — MKFCTILEKFISFLISTSLFLAINGSFKIILSQLLLLNIFYLNVILITFLTIFSTYGLNKLTDLNEDEINNPKRAHTIKKIGVSFKFSVAMSFILSLILGFLENIMILPVILLPLFLGMLYSVKLNSDMPRLKDITGVKNISIALSWSVGTTFFPVIYLSEKEITSVILIFYLFFLKSFINSVMFDIRDIQGDRESNIRTIPIFLGKDNTKRLLLILNSTLIPWLIFTYYKGLFHRYFPILIGLILYGYWYILHFSRDSINKGKIMDLLIDGEFIIIAIFALAVYSIYP, encoded by the coding sequence ATGAAATTTTGTACAATATTAGAAAAATTTATTTCGTTCTTAATTTCAACATCATTATTCTTAGCTATAAATGGATCATTCAAAATTATATTGTCTCAATTATTATTATTAAATATATTCTATTTAAATGTTATTTTGATAACTTTCTTAACCATATTTAGCACTTATGGACTAAATAAATTAACAGACCTAAATGAAGACGAAATAAATAACCCTAAAAGAGCACATACAATAAAAAAGATTGGTGTTTCTTTCAAATTTTCTGTTGCGATGTCATTCATTCTCTCCCTGATTCTGGGATTTTTGGAGAATATTATGATACTCCCTGTTATTCTGTTACCTTTATTTCTTGGAATGCTATACAGCGTGAAATTGAATAGTGATATGCCCCGTTTAAAGGATATAACAGGCGTAAAAAATATATCCATAGCTTTGTCATGGTCTGTAGGTACAACCTTTTTTCCCGTAATTTACCTTTCTGAAAAAGAAATTACATCGGTTATTCTAATCTTTTATTTATTTTTTCTTAAAAGCTTTATAAATAGCGTCATGTTCGATATTCGCGATATTCAAGGTGACAGAGAAAGCAATATAAGAACGATACCAATTTTCTTAGGGAAAGATAATACAAAAAGACTTTTATTAATTCTTAACTCAACTCTAATACCATGGCTTATTTTTACCTATTATAAAGGGCTTTTCCATAGATATTTCCCTATTTTAATCGGCCTTATTTTATATGGATACTGGTATATTCTGCATTTTTCTAGAGATAGTATAAATAAAGGAAAAATTATGGATTTGCTTATCGATGGTGAATTCATTATAATTGCCATCTTTGCTTTGGCGGTATATAGTATATATCCCTAA
- the leuS gene encoding leucine--tRNA ligase, with translation MKEWYNPHEIDEKWQRKWSEARIFEPEPDDREKFFITIPYPYLNGNLHAGHTRTFTIGDVIARYKRMVGYNVLFPMGFHATGTPIVGLAEQIAKKDPETIRVYNQLHQIPLEILDTIRTPEQIVEFFSKEDEAAMRIIGFSIDWRRKFTTTDPHYKKMITWQFNLLRSKNRVVKGAHPVRWCPHDENPVEDHDILKGEDATIIDYTLIKFKLEGDILPCATLRPETIFGVTNLWINPKILHVKARVNGETWIVSKEAYDKLKFTDKKVELVREINGEELIGKKVTNPITGSIVLILPASFVSPENGSGIVMSVPAHAPYDYLALRDLAGSDLSKYGITEDVSSIPLIPLIKVPEYGKYPAVDAVSELKVKDQNDPKAEEATKLVYRREFHSGILTATTGKYAGMAVSKIKDVLTHDFIEQGIADIFYEFSEQPVICRCGTTCVIKMVKDQWFLNYSDPAWKEQVYQCLGNMQIIPPELRVEFENKIDWLKDKACARRKGLGTRVPWDPEWVIESLGDSTIYMGYYIVAKYLDKFEPGQLKEEFFNYCFLGEGTAQNVTSTTGIDENTINSIRQDFLYWYPVDLRSSGKDLIPNHLLFFLFHHVAIFPKIHWPRAIAINGFVSLEGQKMSKSKGPILTLKSAVKEYGADITRLYILSTAEHVQDADWRSADIESTRKQFERFYKMAFDCQPSDQNQDTRNRGLKFIDKWMLSKLQYRIKETADALNRMETRRAVQNAFYHMMNDMKWYERRGGIAVKADVIDVWIRLMAPFTPHICEEIHERSGKDFISLEKFPEADISLIDRGAELAEEITGNTLKDIEEIIRLIRIKPKRVILYTAASWKKKVLVKAIMMKKDNILDMKTLMNTLMSDPLMRPFAKEIPKFAQKIITDVQGMEKEMMDSLTEVDFDETKALYEAVDFLNCEIGCNIEIYSADAPEYDPQGKSKHAVPMRPAIFIE, from the coding sequence ATGAAAGAATGGTATAACCCGCATGAAATAGATGAAAAATGGCAGCGCAAATGGAGCGAAGCCAGGATATTCGAGCCTGAGCCTGATGATCGTGAAAAGTTTTTCATTACGATCCCGTACCCTTATTTGAACGGCAATCTTCATGCAGGGCATACAAGGACTTTTACGATCGGCGATGTAATTGCGCGGTATAAACGCATGGTTGGGTACAATGTCCTTTTCCCGATGGGTTTTCATGCAACAGGAACTCCAATCGTAGGTCTTGCTGAACAGATAGCAAAAAAAGATCCTGAGACCATACGTGTATATAATCAGCTCCATCAAATCCCGCTTGAGATTCTTGATACTATCCGGACGCCTGAGCAAATTGTTGAGTTCTTCAGTAAAGAAGACGAAGCTGCTATGAGAATAATAGGATTTTCAATTGACTGGCGAAGAAAATTCACAACGACTGACCCCCATTATAAGAAAATGATAACCTGGCAGTTCAACCTGCTTCGCAGCAAGAACAGGGTTGTAAAAGGGGCGCACCCTGTCAGATGGTGCCCGCATGATGAAAATCCGGTTGAGGACCATGATATCTTAAAAGGTGAAGATGCCACGATCATTGATTATACCCTGATTAAATTCAAACTGGAGGGTGACATCCTCCCATGCGCCACACTTCGCCCTGAGACCATATTCGGGGTAACGAACCTGTGGATCAATCCGAAAATCCTCCATGTTAAGGCCAGAGTAAATGGTGAGACATGGATAGTAAGTAAAGAAGCCTATGATAAACTCAAATTCACAGATAAAAAAGTGGAACTGGTCAGAGAGATCAATGGCGAAGAACTGATAGGTAAGAAAGTCACAAATCCCATTACAGGTTCCATTGTTTTGATACTGCCTGCATCTTTTGTAAGCCCGGAGAATGGCAGCGGTATCGTAATGAGCGTTCCGGCACACGCCCCATACGATTACCTTGCACTTCGCGATCTTGCGGGGTCTGATCTCTCAAAATATGGAATTACAGAAGATGTCTCCTCAATCCCGCTCATCCCGCTTATAAAAGTGCCGGAATATGGGAAATATCCTGCGGTGGATGCAGTTTCTGAATTAAAAGTAAAAGACCAGAATGACCCTAAAGCAGAAGAAGCCACAAAACTCGTTTACAGGCGGGAATTCCATTCAGGCATCCTTACCGCGACAACAGGGAAATATGCAGGAATGGCAGTCTCAAAAATTAAAGATGTCCTTACACATGACTTTATTGAACAGGGAATAGCGGATATATTCTATGAGTTCAGCGAACAGCCGGTAATATGCAGGTGCGGCACCACCTGTGTTATAAAAATGGTAAAGGACCAGTGGTTCCTGAATTATTCGGATCCTGCATGGAAAGAACAGGTTTATCAATGCCTCGGAAATATGCAAATAATACCGCCTGAATTAAGAGTGGAATTTGAAAATAAGATAGACTGGCTGAAAGATAAGGCATGTGCGCGGCGAAAAGGGCTTGGGACAAGGGTTCCATGGGATCCGGAATGGGTAATAGAATCTCTTGGAGATTCAACCATTTATATGGGATATTATATTGTTGCAAAATATCTTGATAAATTTGAACCCGGACAATTAAAAGAAGAGTTTTTCAATTATTGCTTCCTTGGTGAAGGAACAGCACAAAACGTAACCTCAACTACAGGGATCGATGAAAACACAATCAATAGTATAAGGCAGGATTTCCTTTACTGGTACCCTGTTGACCTTCGCTCTTCCGGGAAAGACCTTATCCCGAACCATCTGTTGTTTTTCCTGTTCCATCATGTGGCTATTTTCCCAAAAATCCACTGGCCGCGTGCTATTGCCATCAATGGTTTTGTCTCACTAGAGGGGCAAAAGATGAGTAAATCCAAAGGGCCTATCCTTACATTAAAATCCGCTGTAAAGGAATACGGCGCTGATATCACACGTCTTTATATCCTGAGTACGGCCGAGCATGTCCAGGATGCGGATTGGAGATCTGCTGATATTGAATCCACGCGAAAGCAATTTGAAAGGTTCTATAAAATGGCATTTGATTGCCAGCCCTCTGACCAGAATCAGGATACCAGGAACCGCGGATTGAAGTTCATAGATAAATGGATGCTCAGTAAATTACAATACAGGATAAAAGAAACCGCTGATGCCCTGAATAGAATGGAGACCAGAAGAGCGGTACAGAATGCATTTTATCATATGATGAATGACATGAAATGGTATGAACGGCGTGGAGGTATTGCGGTAAAAGCAGATGTAATAGATGTCTGGATCAGGTTAATGGCGCCATTTACACCTCATATTTGTGAAGAAATCCATGAACGGTCAGGAAAGGATTTTATATCACTGGAAAAGTTCCCTGAAGCAGATATTTCATTAATTGACAGGGGAGCAGAACTTGCAGAAGAAATAACAGGTAATACCCTGAAAGATATTGAAGAAATAATCAGGCTCATCAGGATTAAACCAAAAAGAGTAATTCTTTATACAGCAGCTTCCTGGAAGAAAAAAGTCCTTGTAAAAGCTATTATGATGAAAAAAGATAATATCCTTGATATGAAAACTCTCATGAATACGCTCATGAGCGATCCTTTAATGAGACCATTTGCAAAAGAAATCCCGAAATTTGCTCAAAAGATAATCACTGATGTCCAGGGGATGGAAAAAGAAATGATGGACTCCCTGACCGAAGTGGATTTTGATGAAACAAAAGCTCTTTATGAAGCTGTGGATTTCTTAAACTGCGAGATAGGGTGCAATATCGAGATATATAGCGCTGATGCGCCGGAATATGATCCGCAGGGGAAAAGCAAACATGCAGTTCCGATGAGACCCGCGATATTCATTGAATAG